The following proteins are co-located in the Triplophysa dalaica isolate WHDGS20190420 chromosome 2, ASM1584641v1, whole genome shotgun sequence genome:
- the LOC130413711 gene encoding protein downstream neighbor of son homolog — MSGCYSPSFKKPSDVLRMRKKRARSETFGGKVSSPVVSVEGVRPFLPGPLLSAQGRAGGAGVKRRNPFANIENTYNSPKKRALSHTVCGIGAPDVKTTAAAGLDGKSLTLHERLNAGTLLTEELLQQQQQQQLQKPAPISGDESLFEEDLFEPVRSEPVLKSPDGRAVSDAGVSEPCLEFPADWSLKTRLLFTSPQSFSWAEQPKAQEEAQGLTAHCRAAYASLPANIQEPRGCAELRCGFQQCLQYWQHPSFSWLSLFPRIGAERKFSGKITPWAQDDNLQQSLMSDWSVSLTSLYNLLKARLCPYFYLCSHQFTVLFRAAGLNGAKSISALLTPTTRGLREAMKAEGIEFTLPLLEDKKKSRDASEVESSRQADGEDPAKSGEAVKSEHSENEVDDDDDDDEDDDDDGFSWLQEMGVQDKIKKPDAISIKLRKEHREVCLDHRPESVVLVEGSNTFTLLNFLVNCKSLVAGAGSQAGFPPTLLAPTAFRGASLHTLKARTVNVKTQIRTGYQDVCSLEVTGPIMPHTVHALTQLLKPAQKGEFSVGLYTHEPTAVLNVPISQTSEPETLEDVVQDLGRCGLQQGTVQQLAVPTTLGRSALRQLHMRGHSYSWRS, encoded by the exons ATGTCGGGTTGCTATTCTCCCAGCTTTAAGAAGCCGTCCGATGTTCTCCGGATGAGAAAGAAACGCGCGCGGAGCGAAACGTTCGGCGGTAAAGTgtcgagtccggtggtgtcggTGGAAGGGGTCCGTCCGTTCTTACCGGGACCGCTTCTGAGCGCGCAGGGCCGGGCTGGCGGCGCGGGCGTAAAGCGCAGAAACCCGTTCGCAAACATCGAAAACACGTACAACAGCCCGAAGAAAAGAGCTTTATCACACACCGTCTGCGGTATCGGCGCTCCGGACGTTAAAACGACTGCAGCTGCGGGTCTGGATGGGAAATCACTAACGTTACATGAACGATTAAATGCCGGAACTTTATTGACAGAAGAGcttttacaacaacaacaacaacaacag CTGCAGAAGCCGGCGCCTATCTCTGGAGACGAGTCTTTGTTTGAAGAGGACCTGTTTGAACCCGTCAGGTCTGAACCAGTATTAAAG AGTCCAGACGGTCGTGCGGTTTCTGACGCAGGTGTGTCTGAGCCGTGCCTTGAGTTCCCGGCCGATTGGTCCCTGAAAACCCGTCTGCTGTTCACCTCCCCTCAGTCGTTCAGTTGGGCGGAGCAACCGAAGGCTCAGGAGGAGGCGCAGGGCCTGACCGCTCACTGCAGGGCTGCGTATGCCAGCTTACCAGCTAACATACAA GAGCCCCGGGGCTGTGCGGAGCTGCGCTGTGGTTTTCAGCAGTGTCTGCAGTATTGGCAGCATCCCTCTTTCTCCTGGCTCTCTCTCTTCCCACGGATCGGTGCCGAGCGCAAGTTCTCGGGCAAGATCACGCCGTGGGCGCAAGACGACAACCTGCAGCAGAGTCTGATGAGCGACTG GTCTGTGAGTCTGACGTCTCTGTACAATTTGCTGAAGGCCAGACTGTGTCCGTACTTTTACCTGTGCTCGCATCAGTTCACTGTTCTCTTCAGAGCCGCTGGTCTGAATGGTGCTAAAAGCATCAGCGCACTGCTCACTCCCACCACCAGAGGGCTGCGTGAGGCCATGAAAGCTGAGG GAATAGAGTTCACGCTCCCCCTGCTGGAAGACAAGAAGAAGAGCAGAGACGCATCTGAGGTCGAGAGCTCTCGACAGGCTGACGGCGAAGATCCGGCCAAGAGCGGTGAAGCTGT GAAGAGTGAACACAGTGAAAATGAGgttgatgatgatgacgacgacgacgaagatgatgatgatgatgggttTTCGTGGTTGCAGGAGATGGGCGTCCAGGACAAGATTAAGAAGCCTGATGCTATTTCTATTAAACT TCGTAAGGAACACAGAGAGGTTTGCTTAGATCACAGACCGGAGTCAGTGGTGCTGGTGGAGGGTTCAAACACGTTCACTCTGCTGAACTTCCTCGTTAACTGTAAGAGTCTGGTCGCTGGAGCCGGATCTCAGGCTGGTTTTCCTCCAACACTTCTGGCCCCTACAGCCTTCAGAGGAGCCTCGCTGCACACGCTCAAG GCCCGTACAGTGAACGTGAAGACTCAGATCCGAACGGGCTATCAGGACGTGTGCAGTCTGGAGGTGACGGGACCCATCATGCCTCACACGGTGCACGCGCTGACCCAGCTGCTGAAACCCGCTCAGAAGGGTGAATTCTCTGTGGGTCTGTACACGCATGAGCCCACTGCTGTCCTCAATGTCCCCATCAGCCAAACATCTGAACCGGAGACACTG GAGGATGTTGTGCAAGATTTAGGCAGGTGCGGTCTACAGCAGGGCACAGTTCAGCAGCTGGCCGTACCCACCACGCTGGGCAGATCTGCCCTCAGACAGCTGCACATGAGAGGACATTCATACAGCTGGAGGTCTTGA